The Mesorhizobium sp. INR15 region GACATGGCGATGAGCGACCAGGCAAAAGACGAACGCGCGCCCGATGAGGCCGAGGCGATCGAAGCCGCTGCCGAGCGCACCGACGGCAGCATCGACGGCGACTATGAGGCACTGGTGCGGCTGCTGAAGGAAAATGAAGAGTTGAAGGACCGAGCGCTGCGCGTTGCGGCCGAGATGGAAAATCTGCGCCGCCGCACCGCGCGCGACGTGCAGGACGCGCGCGCCTACGCGGTGGCCAATTTCGCCCGCGACATGCTGTCGGTGTCGGACAATCTGCGCCGCGCGCTGGACGCCATCCCGGCCGAAGCAAAGGCTGCCGGCGATGCAGGTTTCAAGGCGCTGATAGAAGGCGTTGAGCTCACCGAGCGTGCCATGCTGTCGACGCTGGAGCGGCACGGGGTGAAGAAGCTCGCGCCGGAAGGCGAGAAGTTCGACCCCAATTTCCACCAGGCGATGTTTGAAGTGCCCAACCCGGATGTTCCGGCCAACACCGTGGTCCAGGTTGTCCAGCCAGGCTACTCGATCGGCGAGCGGGTGCTGCGCCCCGCCATGGTCGGTGTCGCCAAGGGCGGCCCCAAGATCGTGGCAAATGAAGCCACGGTCGAGCCGGGCCCAGTCAACGAGCAGGCCGAGAAGGATGCCTGAGGGCAGTAGGCAGTAGGCAGTAGGCAGTAGGCAGTAGGGGCGCGAGTTCAGTAGGCAACCGTACTGCTTTGCCGTACATACTGCCGTATTACCTTATTCCCTTACCGAACGGCCGCCGATGCACCCGATCGCGCTTCTCGATTATGCCGGCGTCGCTGTGTTCGCGGCGACCGGCGCCCTTGCCGCATCGCGCAAGCAGCTCGACATCATCGGCTTTCTGTTCCTGGCCAGCGTCACCGGCATCGGCGGCGGCACGTTTCGCGACCTCATCCTCAACGTGCCGGTGTTCTGGGTCGGAAACCGCGACTATGTGCTGATCTGCGCGGTCGTGGCGGTGTTGGTCTTCTTCACCGCGCACCGGGTCGAATCCCGCTACAAATTGCTGCTCTGGCTCGACGCCATCGGCCTTGCCGCCTTCTCGGTGATGGGCGCCGCCAAGGGGCTGGCCATTACCGGCTCGCCGGCCGTATCGATCATCACCGGCATGCTGACCGCCACTTTTGGCGGTATCCTTCGTGATCTTCTGGCCGGGGAGCCATCGGTGCTGCTGAAGCCGGAAGTCTATGTGACGGCGGCACTTGCTGGTGCCGCGCTCTACACGCTTGGCGATCTCGCCGGATTGCCGCCGCTGGCGTCGAGCGTCGCGGGCTTCGTGGCTGCCTTTGCCGTGCGCGGCGGGGCGCTCAAATTCGGCTGGTCGTTTCCGTCCTACAAGAGCCGTCCGGGCCGGCGTCCGGAAGATATTCCCTGAAAATCAGGGTTTGTTGCCTGCCAATTCTTGATGAGCGTTTTCGGCGCCTGCCGTAGCCATGTCTGTTCGAGCCGATGGCGCAATTCGTCGGATGGAATTTCCGCCAGCCTGACAAGCAGCGCCGGCCAGCCCTTGTAGTGATCCGTCTCGAAATAGATGGATGGTGCCGCTTCCAGCAGCAGCTCTTTCTCCTCGAGCGGGCACATCAGGACGATCGTCTCGGCATCCTTGACCCGGGCAAGCAGCTTCTTGCCGACCTTCAGGGCCGGCGTGCCGTAGGACGTGGTTTCGACAATATCCGGCAGGCCACGCGCCGCGAGCCGCATTGCTTCGAAAGCGCTGGAAAGATTGCCGGTCACCGTCTCAGGCGGCGAAGCGCTGGGCTTCCCCGCCATAATAATTGACGTAGCGCGCGCCGATTTCCTTGACCGGCATGACCACGAACACGTCGACGGTCGAGAATTCGCGGTCGATGACGCAGCCGTCGCCGATGCGTGCGCCGACCCTGAGATAGCCCTTGACCAGCGGCGGCATCGCCGCGATTGCCGCCTTGGGATTGACCGCCTCGATCGGCATCAGATCCATCGAGCAGTAGCGCCCGGATACCGCGCGCACATCCCAGGCCGAATTGGTCCGGCAGTGATGGGCGAGATAGGTGAGCGCTTCGGCATGCGCCGCCGGCACCGTCCCGTGGAACGAGGCGCAGCCGGTCATCACACCGATTTCATAATGTTTGATGTAGGCCCATATGCCTTGCCACAGCGCCTCGATGGTGCGCTTGGAGCGGTATTCGGGCAGAACGCAGGAACGTCCAAGCTCCAGGAAGCGCTGGCCCGGGTGGCGGGCAATGAGCTTGGTGAGCTCGAATTCGCCTTCGGAATAGAAGCCACCGGCGGCGGCCGCGATTTCTTGCCGCAGGAGCCTATAGGTGCCGACGATGCGGCGATGCTCGGGGCCGGAGAGCGAAGTGTCGAAGACCAGCAGGTGATCGCAGAGCGGATCAAACCGATCGGCGTCGCGACGGTCCTGCGCCTGGAACAGGTTCTTGCGGGCGCCCATCTCGTCGTAAAAGACGCGGTAGCGCACTTCCTGCGCGGCAGCAATCTCGGCCTCGTTGCGGGCGAGCCGCACCTCGAGGTTGCCGATTCGACCGAGCGAAGCGCCTTTTATGACGGAATCGACGTTACGCCCGGCGAGCAAGGCGCTGCTGGCGTTCGGCCGAGTGTCACATTCCGGCATAACTGTATGCACGAGTGATTCTCCTTCGAGCCATCCCTCTTGGCACGGGGATACGGTGTAGGTGCAACAGGATTGTGACAGTACCGTGATACGACGCATCGGGCAATACTTCGTCGGCTGGCGAATGCTCTCAACCGGCTACGTTAAGTCAGGGAAGTCGTTGCTTGCGGAAGTTCAAGCAGCGACCTGACCCTCGACGGCATGGACCAGTGCGTCGGGGTCGAGCGGCTTGGTGACGAAGCCGCTGGCGCCATGCGCAAGCACGGCATGGCGGGTTTTTTCCTGGCTATCCGCCGACAGCACCATGATCGGAACCGGCGGGGCGGCGGTTTCTTCCTCGTGGCGCCGGATGGCGGCGATGGCGTCCAGCCCGTCCATGATCGGCATGTGCAGATCCATCAGCACAACGTCGAAGCGCTGCTTGCGGCCAACGCCGGTGACAGCCTCGACAGCGGCCTTGCCGTTGCCCACCACATGCACCCGATGCCCGGCCTTCAACAGCGTGGCACGCGCCAGCATGGCATTGATGTCATTGTCCTCGGCGATCAGCACCGACAGGCCCTGCTGGCGGATGCCGGTGGCACGGTGAGCAGGTGCGCGGCGCTTCTCCGGCTGTGGCTGGGCTAGATCAGGTGCATCCCTGCTCAGAAGGACGCGCAAGAGCGTTCCGCCACGCACCGGCCTGGCCAGGAAGGTTGCATAGCCGTTGGCCCTGAATTCACCAAGCATGCCGCGATCGGTCGGTGCAATCATTGTGATCGCTTCACAGTCGGTGAAACCGTTCTGGCGCAGGCGTTTGAGCAATCGTCCGTCGCTCTCTTCCATGGCCGCGTCGATCAGCAGCACGTCACAATTGACCGCGAATGGCGCGGCCTGGGCGGCGGTGGTCGCGATGTCGACCATGCCGCCATTGGCTCGAATGGTGCGGGCGATGGCGTCGGCCTCGACGGCGTTTTTCGACAGGATCACCGCGTGCCGGCCTGACAGTGCATTCTGCCGGCTCTGCGGCGCCCCGGTGGCCGCTATGGCGGGGATTTCGAAGACGAATTCAGACCCCTGGCCAAGCCGGCTGGATACGGAAATCGTGCCGCCCATGGCGATCACCAGACGCCTGGAAATGGCCAGGCCAAGACCAGCGCCGCCATGCGATCGTGTCGACGTGCCATCGGCCTGTTCGAATTCCTCGAAGATGCGCTCCATGTCGTCATCGCGCATGCCGGGGCCGGTATCGGTGATGGTGAATCCTATGCGGTCCGTGGTCTCGGTACGGACACGAGCGATGCTCACCAGCACGCCGCCGCTGTCGGTGAACTTGATGGCATTGCCGATGAGATTGAGCAGGACCTGCCTGACCCTGCCCGGGTCGGCGGTGATCATCTGCGGCACATCGGGTTCGACATGGCAGCCGAGACCGATATCCTTGGCAAAAGCCTTGGCGGCCAGCAATTCGATGATGTTGTCGGCGATCTCGCGCACCGACATCGGCTGCGGTTCGGGATCGAAGCGGCCGGCCTCGATCTTGGAATAGTCGAGCAGGTCCTCGATCAGCGCGAGCAATGCACTGGCCGAGGTCGAGACGGCGCCGACATAGGTCTGCTGTTCGGGAGACAGGCTGGTGTCGGCCAGCAGTTTTGCCATGCCCATGATGCCGTTCATCGGCGTGCGGATTTCATGGCTAACGGTGGCAAGGAAGCGCGACTTGGCCTGGCTTGCGTATTCGGCGCGCTCCCGCGCGGTGATCAGCGATGATTCGGCGCGTTTGCGGGCGGTGATGTCGCGGGCGATGGCGCGATGCGAGACGGCGCCGCTGTCCTTGTCGCGCACCGACAGCTCGATCCAGGAGAACCAGCGCGGACCGGTTGGCGTGCGGATGGCAACGTCGGTTGAACTCAGGCACTCGTGATCCGAGAAGGCGGCATCGGGCACGATGCCGACGTCGATGCCGAGTTCCACCAGGGTCTTGCCGGGCAGGTCGCGTGGATCGGTTTCGACGAGATCGGCGAAGACCTTGTTGGCATAGACGATGTGGCCGTCGCGGTCGCGGTGGATGACAAGATCGCCCAGCGCGTCGATCAGCCCGCGAAAGCGCTCCTCGCTCTCCTGCATCTCCCACATGCGGTCGGCCAACGTCTCGATCTCGGCGCGGCTGCGGGCCGCGGTTTCGTCGAGAAGTGCCGCCGTGCGGCGCTCCACGCGCCTGCCGCGCAGATGCAGGGCAAGAACAGCCATTCCGGTTGCCAGCAACGCCATGGAGATGAAGATCGGCGCTCCGGTCAGATGGGCCAGGCCAGCCAGCACCAGGACGGCGACGAATGTCAGGAACGGCAGGCCTTCAGGATTGGTCGGCGTCAGCTCCGGCGCCAGCGGCGGCGCGGCGACAACACGGCGCCTCGGCGCCTCGGGACGCACCCCGTCGACGTCTTCGGCACTGCCCGCCTCTTTGATGCCGGATTCCGCGATCATGCGAAATCCTTGCCAGACAGAGATTATGGAAGACTGCGGCGGATCGTTCGAATTTTAGCGGATGCGCGGATTCCGGTGCTGTCGAGGCTGGAGTTATGCCATCAGCTCCTACGATCCATCTCCTTTGTTATCCTCGAGCCGGCTTACATATCGACGACGACTCGGCCCCGGATCTTGCCATCGACGATATCATGCGCTGCGGCGATGATGCCGTCGAAACCGATGGTCGTGGACAGGCTGGCAAGCTTCCGCAGATCAAGGTCGGTGCCGATCCGGCGCCAGGCTTCGATACGCACCACCTTTGGCGCCATGACGGAATCTATGCCGAGCAGTGACACGCCGCGCAGGATGAAGGGAGCAACACTCGACGGCAGGTCCATGCCGCCGGCGAGGCCGCAAGCAGCGACCGCGCCGCCGTAGGACGTCATTGACAGGACATTGGCCAGCGTGTGGCTGCCGACGGCATCGATGCCACCGGCCCAGCGTTCCTTGGCCAGCGGCTTGGCCGGCTGGGCAAGCTCGTCGCGCGAAATCACTTCCGCCGCACCGAGGTCGATCAGATAGGGGCTTTCGGCATTGCGGCCGGTGGAGGCGATGACATGGTAGCCGAGGCTGGAAAGGAGCGAGACCGCGACGGATCCGACGCCGCCGGCGGCTCCCGTCACCACAACCGGGCCGCGATCGGGCAGGATGCCGTGCCGTTCCAGCGCCATGACGCTCAGCATGGCGGTGTAACCGGCGGTGCCGACCGCCATCGCATCATGCGGGCTCATGCCTTGCGGCAGCGGCACCAGCCAGTCGCCCTTGACGCGGGCACGCTTGGAGTAAGCGCCGAAATGGGTTTCGCCGACGCCCCAGCCGTTCAGGATGACCTGATCGCCCTTGCGCCAGTCGGGGTGGGAAGAGGAAATGACCGTGCCTGAGAAGTCGATGCCCGGCACCAGCGGCCAGCGGCGGATCACCGGCGCCTTGCCTGATATCGCGAGGCCGTCCTTGTAGTTCACCGTCGTTGCTTCGACTTCGACGGTGACGTCGCCTTCCATCAAATCGGTTTCGGTGAGATCGGTCACCGCCACCGATTGCTTTTTCTCGGCATCACGCGAAACGAGGATGGCTTTGAAGGTTTCCGGCATTTTTTCTCTCAAGCTGGCGATAGGCCAACTGTGGGATGCCGGTGGCCTGAGGTCAATCGTTCAAGCGTCCGGACCTTGCGGCTTGGCCACACGCCGCCAGCCGAAGAGTTCGTCGAAGACCACCAGCACCGCACCCACCGAGATGAAGGCATCGGCGAGATTGAAGACGGCGAAGGACCAGACTGGCGTGTGGAACAGGATATAGTCGATGACGTGGCCGTAGGTGGCGCGGTCTATCAGATTGCCGAGCGCGCCGCCGACGATCAGCGCGAAGCCGGTGCGGGCAAGAACATGGCCGGCTGGCGTGCGGGTGGCGAGATACAGCACGAAGGCAACGACGCCAAGCGACATGACGATCAGGCCGGTGTCGCCGAAGGACGAGAACATCGAGAAGGCGATGCCGGTGTTGTAGGTGCGAAACAACGCCAGGAAAGGCACGAGATCAAGCTTCTCCTGAAAGGCGAGGCCGGTCTCGACCATGTATTTTATCCACTGGTCGAGCGCGATGGCAGCGATAACCAGCAGGGCGTAGGGGGACCATGACTTCACGGGTTTGCAGCCTTCCTTGCTAGTTCGGGGCCGTTTGCTTGAGCATGAACCGGATTCCGGGATCATGCCTTAGTCCACAACGGGTTCCAGCTTCAGCGCGCCGCGCCTGATTTCGAACAGCATGACGCCGGTGGCAACCGCGAGATTGAGGGAATCGGCGCGTCCCGCCTGCGGAATTCGCAGCAACCGATCGCAGCTCGCGGCGAGGCTTTCAGGCAGGCCCTGCTGCTCGTTGCCCATCATCAGCAGCACCGGGCCACGTGAAAAATCGACCGAGCGATAGTCGACGGCGCCTTTCAGATGCGTGCCGACGACAAGGCCGGAAAAGCCGCCGCGCCAGGCGAGGAAGGCTTCGGTCGTCGCCCTGGCCACCGGCACGGCGAAGATCGACCCCATCGTGGCCCGTACGGTCTCGACTGAAAAAGGATCGGTGGTCTCGCCGACCAGGATGACACCCTTGGCGCCGACCGCATCTACGGTGCGGATGACCGTGCCGAGATTGCCGGGATCACGCACCCGGTCGAGCGCCACCCAGACGTCGCCATTCTCGGCGCGGATGTCCTTCAGCGGCAGCGATTTCTGCGCGAAGACGCCGACCACCATTTGCGGATTGTCACGGCGGGTGATGGCGACCAGCACCTTTTCCGACACTTCCAGCACAGTGCCGCCGGCGGCCACCGTGCGCGCCGCGACTTTCTCCACCGCCGCGTTGCCACGTCCGGCCTTGGCGAAAACCAATGTCTTGATCGACCAGCCAAGGTCGAGCGCGTCGATGACCAGTTTCAGGCCCTCGGCCATGAAGGCATTCTGCTGGTCGCGGAATTTCTTCTGCGCAAGCGCCTTGATGTCCTTGATCAGCGGGTTGGCGAGGCTGGTGACTTCCTTCACCAGTCCTGGCGAGCCCGCGTGCCGCTCATTCATTCAGGCCACCCAGCGCGAAAACAGTGAGGTTGAAAGCGCCCGGCCGGCGGACTTTTCACGGATGATCAGTTCTCCCGACTCCACCTTGCCGCCCATGCCGGCAAAGGTATCGCGCATCAGCGCATGGATGGCGAAGAAGGAGGCGCGGATCGAATAGGCGGTCAGCACGACGGCCAACGGTTTTGGCGTGAGGATAGAACGGCAGAGATCCGTCAGCGCCGGCAGGTCCTCGAACAATTGCCAGACCTCGCCCTTGGGCCCACGGCCATAGGCCGGCGGATCGAACAGGATGATGTCATAGCGGCTGCCGCGGCGCTCCTCGCGCTCGGCGAATTTCACCGCGTCGTCGACGATCCAGCGGATCGGCTTGCTGCCGAGGCGCGACATCTCCTGGTTTTCGCGGGCCCAGCCGATGGCCTTCTTCGAGGCGTCGACATGTGTGACCTCGGCGCCGGCGCGGGCCGCCACCAGCGAGGCGACACCGGTATAGCCAAACAGGTTCAGCACCTTGACCGGCCGTTTCGCCGCCACGATCAGTCCGGCCATATGATCCCAGTGCGACGCCTGCTCCGGGAAGACGCCGACATGGCGAAACGAGGTGAAACGGCCGAGATAGTCGATGCCGTCATGCTTCATCGGCCAGGTCTCGCCAAGCGGCGTGCCGGGGAAGCGCCAGCGGCCGATGCCTTCCTCGTCGGTGTCACCGGTGAAGATGGCGTCGGCACGGTCCCAGTCTTTCGCCGGCAATGCCTTCTGCCAGATCGCCTGGCCCTCGGGCCGGACAATGCGGTAGGGGCCGTATTGTTCAAGCTTCTGCCCGGCGCCGCTGTCGAGAAGCGCGTAGTCGGCGTTGGGCGCCACTTCGAGGATCACAGGCAGCTGTTCGGCGGGCAAAGTGCCTTCGCGGCGGGCAAGAATGCGCGGCGCGGATTTCGGCTCGGAACGGTCGTCGGTTCTGATCTCATGCCGTTCACGCGGCCTGGCGTCGGGCCTGGCTGTTTCACGGCCTTCGCGCGGACGTGCGTCCCCGGCTCCAGCCTTGGCGGGCGGGCGATTGTCGCGGCGTTTGTCGCGAAAAGACTTCAAGCAGCAGCATCTCCGAGCAGCGTGGCCGCTTTTGGCACAGGGCAACCGGCTTCGCAACCAAGGCAGCCGCCGGGTAAGTTGGCTGGCGATAGACCAACGCCAAAGAAACAGACAAAATCCGCGCCATGTCCCGCTCCGAACGCCTGCTCGATCTGATCCAGTCCCTGCGCCGGCACCGGCGGCCAGTGAGCGGGCAGGTGCTGGCCGATGAGCTTGGGATTTCGATCCGCACGCTCTACCGCGACATCGCGACGCTGCAGGGCCAGGGCGCGCCGATCGAGGGCGAGGCGGGGCTCGGCTATGTGCTGAAGCCCGGTTTCATGCTGCCGCCCTTGATGTTCACCGACGAGGAGATCGAGGCGATCGTGCTGGGCTCGCGCTGGGTCGCCAAGCAGCCGGATGAGCGCCTGTCGGCCGCCGCCGTCAATGCGCTGGTGAAGATCGCCGCGGTGCTGCCGGACGATCTGCGCGAAGACCTCGATGCTTCCACACTGCTGGTCGGGCCGCCGGCCAAGGCGATCGAGGGCGTCGATCTCGGCATGGTGCGGCAAGCGATCCGCAACGAGCGCAAACTCTGCTTTTTCTACCGCGATGCCGGCGGCGCCGCTTCCGAGCGCACGGTCTGGCCATTCGCGCTGGGGTTCTTCGACAAGGTGCGCGTGGTGGTTGCCTGGTGCGAGATGCGGCAGGATTTCCGCCATTTTCGTGCCGATCGCATCGCGAAACTCAAGACCACGGACATACGCTACCCCCGCCGCCGTCAGGTGCTGCTCAAGGAATGGCGCGCAACGCTCGACGGCCCGCGCCGCTATGCACCTGACCGATGATGGCTACTGCCAGAATCTGACAGTAGCACGTCTTATGGTCATTTCAGTCGAAACCTTCGGAGACCGGAAATGATCACCCCAAATTTCATCATTCTGTATGTCGACCAGCCGCTGCTAAGCGCTGCGTTCTACAGTGCGCTGCTTGGCCGCGAACCGGTCGAGAGTGCGCCGACCTTCGTGCTGTTCGTGCTCGACAACGGCTTCAAGCTCGGCCTCTGGTCGCGCCATACCGTGGAGCCGGCAGCCGCCGCTTCAGGCGGCGGCGCCGAGATCGTCTTTGCGCTGGAGACGCCCCATGCGGTCGATGCCACCCATGCCGACTGGGCCAAGCGCGGGCTGAAGATCGCGCAGACGCCGACTGACCTGGATTTCGGGCGCACCTTCGTCGCGCTCGATCCCGACAATCATCGGCTGCGCGTCTACTGGCTGGCCGATGGGGAACAGACCAATGGAGAACAAAAATGAGCGCGCACTGGATCGCGGTGGCGTCGGCCCAACATGTCCGCCGTGGCCGGCAAGAAGGCTTCATGCAGGTCAATCACGGCAAGGCAGCGCCGCTGCGCCGCGTCAAGCCAGGCGACGGGATCGTCTATTATTCGCCAACCACTGTTTTGGGTGAGAAAGACGGCCTGCAGGCTTTCACGGCGATCGGCACCGTGCGGGAAGGAGAGCCCTACCAGGGAGAAATGGGCGGTGGATTCACGCCGTTTCGCAGGGATGTCGACTGGGCACAGGCCGAAGAGGCCGCGATCAAGCCTCTGCTTGAGAGGCTGGAGTTCACCGCCGGCAAGTCGAACTGGGGCTATCAGCTCCGCTTTGGCCTGTTCCCGGTCAGCGCTGCCGATTTCTCCCTGATCGCCGGGGCGATGGGCGCCAAGGTCGGCAAGGCAACGAGCTAGGACTTGAGGGATTTGTAGACGGCAATGCCGGCGGCAAGGTCTTCAAGCGCCGCGCCGACTGACTTGAACAGCGTGATCTCGCTTGCGCTCTGGCGGCCTTGTCTCTGGCCGCGCGTCAGTTCGTGCAGGTCGGCGATGATGGCTTCCGGCTTCAGGACACCCGAGGCCAGTGGCTGCACGATGTCGCCGGCTTCCTTGGTGGCGCCGGCGCGGGTGTCGACAAAAACCCGGGCGCGGGTGATGGCATCGTCATCGCTTTCACGCATTGCCGGCGTGAATCCGCCAACGAGGTCGACATGGGTGCCCGGCCGCAACAGCGCGCCCCTGATCAATGGCGCGGTGGTGATAGTCGCCGAGGAGACGATGTCGGCCTCGGCAAGCTCGGCGTCGAGGTCATGCGCGGCGCTGGCCGCGAGGCCTTCGGCGCGCAGGTCGGCGGCGACCTTTTCGGCATTGGCCGGGGTGCGGTTCCAGATGCGGATGGTCTTGATCGGCCGCACCGCCGAGTGAGCCTTGGCCAGGAAGGGCGACAAGGCACCGGCGCCGACCACCAGCAGCCGCGAGGCGTCTTCACGCGCCAGATAGGAGGCAGCTAGTGCCGAAGCACAGGCCGTGCGCCACTGCGTCAGCCGCTGGCCGTCGATCAGCGCCTCGGGCTCGCCAGTCACGCCGTTGAGCAGCAGGTAAAGCCCCATCACCGCTGGTTTGCCGATGGCATTGTTGTCAGGCGAGACAGTGACGATCTTGACGCCGATATGGCCGCCGGACGAGGTGCCGGCCGCGTTGAAATCGGTCCAGGCCGGCATCAGCAGCAGTGTGGACTCGGCGCCGTCAGGACGTTCGACCGCGTGGTGATGCCGGACGGGCTGCACCGCGCCATCACGAAAAGCAGTGCGCAGCGTCTCGACCAGCGCGGGAAAAGTCAGCGCGCGGTCGACCTCGGCGGCCGAAATGGTCTGCATGGCAAGCTCCGTGGAAAGAAAAATACCAACCAGCTCAGCTGGTTGGTTTGGGCAAGGTGGGGCCTTGCGGCGTGGCGGGAGCGCGGCTGACCGCCTGGCGCAGGTTCTCGGCCTCGACGCCGCGCTGGCGCGCGAGCTTGCGATAGCGGCCCTGTTTGAC contains the following coding sequences:
- a CDS encoding ornithine cyclodeaminase family protein — encoded protein: MQTISAAEVDRALTFPALVETLRTAFRDGAVQPVRHHHAVERPDGAESTLLLMPAWTDFNAAGTSSGGHIGVKIVTVSPDNNAIGKPAVMGLYLLLNGVTGEPEALIDGQRLTQWRTACASALAASYLAREDASRLLVVGAGALSPFLAKAHSAVRPIKTIRIWNRTPANAEKVAADLRAEGLAASAAHDLDAELAEADIVSSATITTAPLIRGALLRPGTHVDLVGGFTPAMRESDDDAITRARVFVDTRAGATKEAGDIVQPLASGVLKPEAIIADLHELTRGQRQGRQSASEITLFKSVGAALEDLAAGIAVYKSLKS